The Haematobia irritans isolate KBUSLIRL chromosome 1, ASM5000362v1, whole genome shotgun sequence DNA segment tgctgagtcgatcggtatatattttatgtggtctaaagtgtatatttctgttaggcacatttttggcagatcaaagttattataccctggccactatgtggtttagggtataaaaagtactcaaaaattttggaagattttatttataatatatttttattaaaaaaaataatgaatccAAAAATCtttggttttgaaattatataaattttctcgTGAATTTGTAATTTGGTAATTCGTGAAACCCAgccgttggctgataagttcagAAGAAGAATCCGAAGTGGAAttcagaacaccaaattttcacttACGTTCATAAAACGGCAAATCAAAATTGTTTGTAAAAGATTAATGGCCAGTTTTCCTATCCTTCGAATAATGCTTAATTGAAAGATAGATTgtcggttagtaaaatttttggatgGGATCAGTTGTTTTTATCGAGAAACCGGCGTAAAAGTATAGGTCGATGTTGCCAAACGTTTCATAACTTTCAATCTAGACATGCAGAGTATTTCAAAATGATTAGTTTTACCAAAAGGAAGTTTCGACTATGGGTTTTTTGGATTGGTACTAATTAACTCTTAAATATGTTGTCTACTATTTCATATTAcgttttggtatatattttgtagTAGTGGCATGGAGATAAGCCATATAATATTGAACTCGCGGGCTGAAGTACAAATTGCCCACATTTCCGTGTTGCAAAATTGTTGCGAATTTATTTGCCAGAACAGACCTGAATATCTTGGGcaaaatctgaaaattatttgtttagtaATATGCATAATATTACCAGAGATACATTCttaggggagctatatataaatctaattATAATAAGAACTACTCTAAGATGGAGgcattgtgcaaattttcaaaatggacTGGAATAAGggtaagagctatatctaaattttatacaatttaataATAACATTAATCGGAATTCCATATGAGGGCGATGGGCTCATCTACAAATCCACAACAGCTTCTCAAAGCTGCTACAACAACCACAACAAATCCAAgactaatgaaaaaaaaaacacaaatatctCTATTTCATttaggacggacagacggacgtgaTATGAAAAAACGAATGGATGATCtaattagaatattataatgatCCAGAATGTATACTCAGATCCCATccgttacaaacggaaggacGAAGTTGGTCATATACTATAATTATCTCAAATAATGTTGCACTTTTAATGCCATCTTAACCATTAAATCGTGATGGTAGTCATGAAGGGATATAAAAATCAACGaagaaatttgccaaaaattttgctaatattccaataaaactctttttttataattagaCCATATTTCCCCTCCAAATCTCAATAGCTCCAACCGAGCAAACAGCTCTTGCTATATAAATCTAAGAGTAGGCAATCGactttttacgaaaaaaatcacataggagaataaattaaaacaaaaatcagatGTTTAAAACACGAGCACTCTACGTTGACATAAAGAAGTTTATGGTATATTTGTGGCATAGaggtatatatgtatgtgagaAATATAGGTAAACATGGTCATAACCAGAAGcagaaattaatttcaaatctaTATGTAACTGAGGTCTATTAGTCTATTTTACAGACAAGTACTTAAAAACTTCTAATATTGTAAACTACAATGGTGGGTGGTTCAAGGCGATCACAACTAcaaccaacaacaaaacaaaaattccatctataatttacacacacacaagcaCACTTACCTGTTTGGATACATCAGAGCCAGCAATACCCATAGCAACTCCAATATCAGCCTTTTTCAAGGCTGGCGAATCGTTTACACCATCACCGGTTACAGCCACAATAGCACCCATACGTTGGCAACCCTCAACAATGATCAATTTTTGTTGGGGTGAGGTACGGGCAAATACAATTTCAGTATGATAACGTAAGATTTCATCCAACTGATCGGAACTAACGTCACGAAGTTCAGCACCATGGACAACAGCAGCCTTAGCTTCACGTGGATTAACTTCCGAGACAGGGATATTCAAACGTTGGGCTATATCTTCAACGGTTTCGTTGCCTTCTGAGATGATACCAACAGATTTAGCAATAGCCTTAGCAGTAATGGGATGATCACCAGTAACCATGATAACTTTAATACCAGCCGAACGACATTTGGCAACGGCATCGGGCACAGCGGCACGTGGGGGATCAATCATGGACATAAGGCCAACGAAACGTAAATTATCAATGGGGAAATTAACATCATCGACATTGAATTTGAAGCCGGTGGGGTATTTGTCGGAGGGCAACATAAAATCACAGAAACCTAATACACGCTCGCCCAAACCTCCCAATTCCATGTAGGCATTGTTGAAGGCTTCCTTCATCTCTTCGTCCAAAACTTTTTCTTTGCCATTGATGAAAATGGTTGAGCAACGTTCGAGGATACGTTCGGGGGCACCCTTCATGACGAGCAAATAACGGGGATCGGAGGGATCTTCGGTTTCGTGAATTGAGACCTGGTACTTGTTGGTGGAGTTGAATGGGATTTCGGCCAATTTCTTATTACGTTTGCGGATATTCATGACGTCGCCAAGAGCCAATTCCATACATTTCAATAAAGCAGCTTCGGAAGCATCACCGCTAACTTCCTTCTTAAGAATTGGTACACCTTCTTGGCCGCCTTTGAATTCAGCACGGTTGCAGAGAGTGGCAATGCGAGAGAGCGCCTTGAATCCAGGGCTAGTTCTATCGTATTGGACACCCGACTGATCTTCTGTTGTATCGGCCTCAATGATTTGATTGTCGAACCACATGTGAGCGACAGTCATACGATTCTGAGTCAAGGTACCGGTCTTATCCGAACAGATGGTCGAAGTGGAGCCCAAAGTTTCGACAGCTTCCAAATTCTTCACCAAACAGTTCTTCGATGCCATACGTTTGGCAGTTAGTGTCAAGCACACAGTCACAGTAGCCAATAAACCTTCAGGTACGTTAGCGACAATAATACCAATCAAGAAAATAACAGCGTCCAACCAATGGTAACCCAAAATGAAGGCAATAACGAAGAATGTCACACCCAAGAACACAGCGACACCGGTGATCAAATGAATGAAATGGTGGATTTCCTTAGCAATGGGTGTTTCGCCAGTATCCAGACCGGAAGCCAAACCGGCAATACGGCCCATCACAGTGTGATCACCACAACTGATGACAACACCTTTGGCAGTACCTTCGACGGCATTGGTGGAGAAGAAAGCCAAATTCTTTGTTTCCAAGGGATTTTCATGTGTAAATTCGGGACCACGAGATTGCGGCTCAGATTCACCAGTCAACGATGAGTTATCTACCTTAAAGGTACGAGCCTCAATAATACGAATATCAGCTGGGATACGATCACCGAATTTAACTTCGACAACATCACCCAAGACTAAATCTTCGGCACGGAGAGTTAATTTTTCACCCTCACGTATGACAGTGGCGAATTGGGGAACCATGTTTTTGAAAGATTCcataatttttgaactttttgatTCCTATGGATCATAAAAACAAACATGGGATTAATATTATTCATCGTAAACAAAGAAAGGTGGTAGTACACCTTTGTATTGTATTTATGTTTATTAACTCACCTGATAGTATGAGAAAATACCGGTAACTATAACTACAGCTGAAAGTACGATACCCAAATATAAATTATCATCTGATGGCTCTTCACTGGTACTGGCCTGAATGGAATAGGCCACAAAACATAAAATAGCACCAATCCACAATAACATAGCGAAACCACCAAACAAATTCTTACAGAATTTTACCCATTCGGGTGTTTGTTTGGGTGGTGTGAGAGCATTTGGgccatcacgttccaaattttccTTAGCCTTGGCATGACTTAAACCCTGAAATGATACGAGGAAAGAAGTTTGAATTATTATTTactcattttttatttataattacaagatatacaaaaaaaaaataattgatatacattttttaaatttcaaaagcaatttctgtgaatttTCATGTTATATTGTAAGGCTTAGTACTAACACTATTACCAGACACTTTCCCGAGTTGAAAGGAATATGCGCTGCGTGAATTTCACAATACACGTTACTAAGAAAATGTTGTGGCGTTGCCATCTATTTCAGTCATACTTCCCATTTAATAAATCAAAGTTATCACCATGATTGTGCAATCAATGATTGTACAATCCACTATGCAATAATAACTGTACAATTCGTAGGCCAATGGGTTCACTACACCAAAGAATGTTTGGTATGGTACTGGTACAATTCCATCTGATTTGGAAGGGCCACATCAAAGAGAGGACTGAGACAGCCTACAGATATTGGACACTGTGCATAAGAGCGGTGGGCTCTAAATGAGGTCTGAATCCAAAGATGTCGGATTGGATATATGGGAGCGTAATAAGGCCAATCCTGACATACGCGTCCTTAGTCTAAAGGTCACCAATGGAGAGGAAGTGCAACGGAAACAACCGACACGTTGTCTTGGAATAACAGGGGCAATGGAAATCACGTCAACCAGAGCCTTGGAAATGACACTGGACTTAAGACCCTCTATAGGTCTTAAGTCCAGTTCAGTTTAAAAGCGTATTCGCAATGGGTGCGATGAGATGATCCATCAAAGGATAAGACGGGTGACGGTGAGTGAAATGGCGAATGCATGATCGTATACCTGTGG contains these protein-coding regions:
- the Atpalpha gene encoding sodium/potassium-transporting ATPase subunit alpha isoform X2, with protein sequence MSRSDFEHGRADSYRVATVVPTDDDNLTADGHYKTKRKMPAKGGAAKKENLDDLKQELDIDYHKITPEELYQRFQTHPENGLSHAKAKENLERDGPNALTPPKQTPEWVKFCKNLFGGFAMLLWIGAILCFVAYSIQASTSEEPSDDNLYLGIVLSAVVIVTGIFSYYQESKSSKIMESFKNMVPQFATVIREGEKLTLRAEDLVLGDVVEVKFGDRIPADIRIIEARTFKVDNSSLTGESEPQSRGPEFTHENPLETKNLAFFSTNAVEGTAKGVVISCGDHTVMGRIAGLASGLDTGETPIAKEIHHFIHLITGVAVFLGVTFFVIAFILGYHWLDAVIFLIGIIVANVPEGLLATVTVCLTLTAKRMASKNCLVKNLEAVETLGSTSTICSDKTGTLTQNRMTVAHMWFDNQIIEADTTEDQSGVQYDRTSPGFKALSRIATLCNRAEFKGGQEGVPILKKEVSGDASEAALLKCMELALGDVMNIRKRNKKLAEIPFNSTNKYQVSIHETEDPSDPRYLLVMKGAPERILERCSTIFINGKEKVLDEEMKEAFNNAYMELGGLGERVLGFCDFMLPSDKYPTGFKFNVDDVNFPIDNLRFVGLMSMIDPPRAAVPDAVAKCRSAGIKVIMVTGDHPITAKAIAKSVGIISEGNETVEDIAQRLNIPVSEVNPREAKAAVVHGAELRDVSSDQLDEILRYHTEIVFARTSPQQKLIIVEGCQRMGAIVAVTGDGVNDSPALKKADIGVAMGIAGSDVSKQAADMILLDDNFASIVTGVEEGRLIFDNLKKSIAYTLTSNIPEISPFLAFILCDIPLPLGTVTILCIDLGTDMVPAISLAYEQAESDIMKRQPRDPYRDNLVNRRLISMAYGQIGMIQAAAGFFVYFVIMAENGFLPLTLFGIRKMWDSKAVNDLTDSYGQEWTYRDRKTLEYTCHTAFFVSIVVVQWADLIICKTRRNSIFQQGMRNWALNFGLVFETILAAFLSYCPGMEKGLRMYPLKLVWWFPAIPFMLAIFIYDETRRFYLRRNPGGWLEQETYY
- the Atpalpha gene encoding sodium/potassium-transporting ATPase subunit alpha isoform X1 gives rise to the protein MSRSDFEHGRADSYRVATVVPTDDDNLTADGHYKTKRKMPAKGGAAKKENLDDLKQELDIDYHKITPEELYQRFQTHPENGLSHAKAKENLERDGPNALTPPKQTPEWVKFCKNLFGGFAMLLWIGAILCFVAYSIQASTSEEPSDDNLYLGIVLSAVVIVTGIFSYYQESKSSKIMESFKNMVPQFATVIREGEKLTLRAEDLVLGDVVEVKFGDRIPADIRIIEARTFKVDNSSLTGESEPQSRGPEFTHENPLETKNLAFFSTNAVEGTAKGVVISCGDHTVMGRIAGLASGLDTGETPIAKEIHHFIHLITGVAVFLGVTFFVIAFILGYHWLDAVIFLIGIIVANVPEGLLATVTVCLTLTAKRMASKNCLVKNLEAVETLGSTSTICSDKTGTLTQNRMTVAHMWFDNQIIEADTTEDQSGVQYDRTSPGFKALSRIATLCNRAEFKGGQEGVPILKKEVSGDASEAALLKCMELALGDVMNIRKRNKKLAEIPFNSTNKYQVSIHETEDPSDPRYLLVMKGAPERILERCSTIFINGKEKVLDEEMKEAFNNAYMELGGLGERVLGFCDFMLPSDKYPTGFKFNVDDVNFPIDNLRFVGLMSMIDPPRAAVPDAVAKCRSAGIKVIMVTGDHPITAKAIAKSVGIISEGNETVEDIAQRLNIPVSEVNPREAKAAVVHGAELRDVSSDQLDEILRYHTEIVFARTSPQQKLIIVEGCQRMGAIVAVTGDGVNDSPALKKADIGVAMGIAGSDVSKQAADMILLDDNFASIVTGVEEGRLIFDNLKKSIAYTLTSNIPEISPFLAFILCDIPLPLGTVTILCIDLGTDMVPAISLAYEAAEADIMKRPPRDPFNDKLVNSRLISMAYGQIGMIQAAAGFFVYFVIMAENGFLPLTLFGIRKMWDSKAVNDLTDSYGQEWTYRDRKTLEYTCHTAFFVSIVVVQWADLIICKTRRNSIFQQGMRNWALNFGLVFETILAAFLSYCPGMEKGLRMYPLKLVWWFPAIPFMLAIFIYDETRRFYLRRNPGGWLEQETYY
- the Atpalpha gene encoding sodium/potassium-transporting ATPase subunit alpha isoform X6, with product MPAKGGAAKKENLDDLKQELDIDYHKITPEELYQRFQTHPENGLSHAKAKENLERDGPNALTPPKQTPEWVKFCKNLFGGFAMLLWIGAILCFVAYSIQASTSEEPSDDNLYLGIVLSAVVIVTGIFSYYQESKSSKIMESFKNMVPQFATVIREGEKLTLRAEDLVLGDVVEVKFGDRIPADIRIIEARTFKVDNSSLTGESEPQSRGPEFTHENPLETKNLAFFSTNAVEGTAKGVVISCGDHTVMGRIAGLASGLDTGETPIAKEIHHFIHLITGVAVFLGVTFFVIAFILGYHWLDAVIFLIGIIVANVPEGLLATVTVCLTLTAKRMASKNCLVKNLEAVETLGSTSTICSDKTGTLTQNRMTVAHMWFDNQIIEADTTEDQSGVQYDRTSPGFKALSRIATLCNRAEFKGGQEGVPILKKEVSGDASEAALLKCMELALGDVMNIRKRNKKLAEIPFNSTNKYQVSIHETEDPSDPRYLLVMKGAPERILERCSTIFINGKEKVLDEEMKEAFNNAYMELGGLGERVLGFCDFMLPSDKYPTGFKFNVDDVNFPIDNLRFVGLMSMIDPPRAAVPDAVAKCRSAGIKVIMVTGDHPITAKAIAKSVGIISEGNETVEDIAQRLNIPVSEVNPREAKAAVVHGAELRDVSSDQLDEILRYHTEIVFARTSPQQKLIIVEGCQRMGAIVAVTGDGVNDSPALKKADIGVAMGIAGSDVSKQAADMILLDDNFASIVTGVEEGRLIFDNLKKSIAYTLTSNIPEISPFLAFILCDIPLPLGTVTILCIDLGTDMVPAISLAYEAAEADIMKRPPRDPFNDKLVNSRLISMAYGQIGMIQAAAGFFVYFVIMAENGFLPLTLFGIRKMWDSKAVNDLTDSYGQEWTYRDRKTLEYTCHTAFFVSIVVVQWADLIICKTRRNSIFQQGMRNWALNFGLVFETILAAFLSYCPGMEKGLRMYPLKLVWWFPAIPFMLAIFIYDETRRFYLRRNPGGWLEQETYY
- the Atpalpha gene encoding sodium/potassium-transporting ATPase subunit alpha isoform X4; its protein translation is MSRSDFEHGRADSYRVATVVPTDDDNLTADGHYKTKRKMPAKGGAAKKENLDDLKQELDIDYHKITPEELYQRFQTHPENGLSHAKAKENLERDGPNALTPPKQTPEWVKFCKNLFGGFAMLLWIGAILCFVAYSIQASTSEEPSDDNLYLGIVLSAVVIVTGIFSYYQESKSSKIMESFKNMVPQFATVIREGEKLTLRAEDLVLGDVVEVKFGDRIPADIRIIEARTFKVDNSSLTGESEPQSRGPEFTHENPLETKNLAFFSTNAVEGTAKGVVISCGDHTVMGRIAGLASGLDTGETPIAKEIHHFIHLITGVAVFLGVTFFVIAFILGYHWLDAVIFLIGIIVANVPEGLLATVTVCLTLTAKRMASKNCLVKNLEAVETLGSTSTICSDKTGTLTQNRMTVAHMWFDNQIIEADTTEDQSGVQYDRTSPGFKALSRIATLCNRAEFKGGQEGVPILKKEVSGDASEAALLKCMELALGDVMNIRKRNKKLAEIPFNSTNKYQVSIHETEDPSDPRYLLVMKGAPERILERCSTIFINGKEKVLDEEMKEAFNNAYMELGGLGERVLGFCDFMLPSDKYPTGFKFNVDDVNFPIDNLRFVGLMSMIDPPRAAVPDAVAKCRSAGIKVIMVTGDHPITAKAIAKSVGIISEGNETVEDIAQRLNIPVSEVNPREAKAAVVHGAELRDVSSDQLDEILRYHTEIVFARTSPQQKLIIVEGCQRMGAIVAVTGDGVNDSPALKKADIGVAMGIAGSDVSKQAADMILLDDNFASIVTGVEEGRLIFDNLKKSIAYTLTSNIPEISPFLAFILCDIPLPLGTVTILCIDLGTDMVPAISLAYEEAESDIMKRQPRNPFCDKLVNERLISMAYGQIGMIQAAAGFFVYFVIMAENGFLPLTLFGIRKMWDSKAVNDLTDSYGQEWTYRDRKTLEYTCHTAFFVSIVVVQWADLIICKTRRNSIFQQGMRNWALNFGLVFETILAAFLSYCPGMEKGLRMYPLKLVWWFPAIPFMLAIFIYDETRRFYLRRNPGGWLEQETYY
- the Atpalpha gene encoding sodium/potassium-transporting ATPase subunit alpha isoform X5, giving the protein MNDQHGRADSYRVATVVPTDDDNLTADGHYKTKRKMPAKGGAAKKENLDDLKQELDIDYHKITPEELYQRFQTHPENGLSHAKAKENLERDGPNALTPPKQTPEWVKFCKNLFGGFAMLLWIGAILCFVAYSIQASTSEEPSDDNLYLGIVLSAVVIVTGIFSYYQESKSSKIMESFKNMVPQFATVIREGEKLTLRAEDLVLGDVVEVKFGDRIPADIRIIEARTFKVDNSSLTGESEPQSRGPEFTHENPLETKNLAFFSTNAVEGTAKGVVISCGDHTVMGRIAGLASGLDTGETPIAKEIHHFIHLITGVAVFLGVTFFVIAFILGYHWLDAVIFLIGIIVANVPEGLLATVTVCLTLTAKRMASKNCLVKNLEAVETLGSTSTICSDKTGTLTQNRMTVAHMWFDNQIIEADTTEDQSGVQYDRTSPGFKALSRIATLCNRAEFKGGQEGVPILKKEVSGDASEAALLKCMELALGDVMNIRKRNKKLAEIPFNSTNKYQVSIHETEDPSDPRYLLVMKGAPERILERCSTIFINGKEKVLDEEMKEAFNNAYMELGGLGERVLGFCDFMLPSDKYPTGFKFNVDDVNFPIDNLRFVGLMSMIDPPRAAVPDAVAKCRSAGIKVIMVTGDHPITAKAIAKSVGIISEGNETVEDIAQRLNIPVSEVNPREAKAAVVHGAELRDVSSDQLDEILRYHTEIVFARTSPQQKLIIVEGCQRMGAIVAVTGDGVNDSPALKKADIGVAMGIAGSDVSKQAADMILLDDNFASIVTGVEEGRLIFDNLKKSIAYTLTSNIPEISPFLAFILCDIPLPLGTVTILCIDLGTDMVPAISLAYEAAEADIMKRPPRDPFNDKLVNSRLISMAYGQIGMIQAAAGFFVYFVIMAENGFLPLTLFGIRKMWDSKAVNDLTDSYGQEWTYRDRKTLEYTCHTAFFVSIVVVQWADLIICKTRRNSIFQQGMRNWALNFGLVFETILAAFLSYCPGMEKGLRMYPLKLVWWFPAIPFMLAIFIYDETRRFYLRRNPGGWLEQETYY
- the Atpalpha gene encoding sodium/potassium-transporting ATPase subunit alpha isoform X3; this translates as MSRSDFEHGRADSYRVATVVPTDDDNLTADGHYKTKRKMPAKGGAAKKENLDDLKQELDIDYHKITPEELYQRFQTHPENGLSHAKAKENLERDGPNALTPPKQTPEWVKFCKNLFGGFAMLLWIGAILCFVAYSIQASTSEEPSDDNLYLGIVLSAVVIVTGIFSYYQESKSSKIMESFKNMVPQFATVIREGEKLTLRAEDLVLGDVVEVKFGDRIPADIRIIEARTFKVDNSSLTGESEPQSRGPEFTHENPLETKNLAFFSTNAVEGTAKGVVISCGDHTVMGRIAGLASGLDTGETPIAKEIHHFIHLITGVAVFLGVTFFVIAFILGYHWLDAVIFLIGIIVANVPEGLLATVTVCLTLTAKRMASKNCLVKNLEAVETLGSTSTICSDKTGTLTQNRMTVAHMWFDNQIIEADTTEDQSGVQYDRTSPGFKALSRIATLCNRAEFKGGQEGVPILKKEVSGDASEAALLKCMELALGDVMNIRKRNKKLAEIPFNSTNKYQVSIHETEDPSDPRYLLVMKGAPERILERCSTIFINGKEKVLDEEMKEAFNNAYMELGGLGERVLGFCDFMLPSDKYPTGFKFNVDDVNFPIDNLRFVGLMSMIDPPRAAVPDAVAKCRSAGIKVIMVTGDHPITAKAIAKSVGIISEGNETVEDIAQRLNIPVSEVNPREAKAAVVHGAELRDVSSDQLDEILRYHTEIVFARTSPQQKLIIVEGCQRMGAIVAVTGDGVNDSPALKKADIGVAMGIAGSDVSKQAADMILLDDNFASIVTGVEEGRLIFDNLKKSIAYTLTSNIPEISPFLAFILCDIPLPLGTVTILCIDLGTDMIPAISLAYEGPEADIMKRRPRNPEIDNLVNERLISMAYGQIGMIQAAAGFFVYFVIMAENGFLPLTLFGIRKMWDSKAVNDLTDSYGQEWTYRDRKTLEYTCHTAFFVSIVVVQWADLIICKTRRNSIFQQGMRNWALNFGLVFETILAAFLSYCPGMEKGLRMYPLKLVWWFPAIPFMLAIFIYDETRRFYLRRNPGGWLEQETYY